The DNA sequence CGGGTGAAGCGGTTTTTTGCTTATGAAAGCCAAATAGGTTGAGATAATTCTAATATATTGTTTTAAGTCTATTTGTCCGGGAGCATTTTCGTCCATATAAATCTCTATACGATTCGAAAAATCTTCTATCAAATGTGGATTGATGTCCTCCGGATTATTTACATTTTCTTTTCTTATGATCTCGAAGTAATTACTTAAGTTATAGTTGGACATTAAATTACTTATATATTCTATACTACCTGGTTCAAAGACCTGATTAGTAGATTTATTGAGGTTTAGAAAGTTTTCGATATGTAGAGATTCGGCTTCATTTTTTATTATTATAAATAGATCCTGAGTATTCATAATTCTCGCCATTTTCAATTTAACAATTTCACGTTCATTTTTTATCATAAAGCACCTCCACAATAAGACAGATAATTCAAATAGTCTCTATCTCAGATAATAATGCTGCGAGATTCTTTACATTATCTTTTCCAAGCCTTTGTTCAATAAATGCCTGGGCTTCCTGCCAAAGTAGCTCTGTTGAGTGATAGCGTTTTATACCTTCATCAGTCAATTGGAGGTGACGGTTACGTGTCCCTCTTGGTGAGATATCAATAATCAAGTCTTCTCTTTCAGGCGGCTCGAGATTTCTTACAAGAGTCGTTCGATCAAGTCCGACTTTCAAAGCTAAATCACTTACGCAAACAGGACTCAAAAGTTTAATATTTTGTAGTAGTGAGAATTGACCAGCAGTTAACCCTTTTGGGGATAGTTTTTGATTATAAATTTTTGTTATTACCAGAGAAGCCCGACGCAAATTTTGGCAGGCACACGTTGAGGGCCTTCTTTCAGTAATTTGGCTTTTCTTATCCATAAACTTCTCATCCTATACAAATTGGTGTATATACTGTTTCTCCTTAACTGTAAGTATTAATCTTCTTGGGGAAACCTGATACTTCTTGCTTTATATACTGCCTGGATAAAACCTCCGAATACATCGTGGCTGAAAGTAAACCCTTGGTTTAGATAGAAACGAAGCGCGGTGTCATTCCCATTGGAAACATAAATAAAAATCAGATATATATCATCAAAGCTTTCAAGCCACTCCATTGCCATGGTGAATAATCTTTTGCCAAGACCAATCCCACGGTACTCTGGCCGAAAAAATAGATTGCTCACACTACCAATCTTTTGAGGCTTGAGCCAGTCAGGATAGAACCCTTGCACTGTTTCTCCTTCCGAAACAGGAGCCCATACGGGAATACTGTTGTTCTTAGCGTTCATTTCATCAACGGTAGAAAAAATATATCCAATAGGAATACTATTGTGTTTTGCTACAATCACCTGTCTTCGAAGAGCTTCATTATAGGATTTTTTCATCCTAGTATCAAAGTTCATATGATTAAATGCTTCAGGAATCAGCTTCGCCTTAGACTTTTGATAGGCCATTAGTTCACCGCACAAATCCCTACATTGCTCAATATCTCCATCATCAAGAATTTCCAAGGTAACATCGCTACCAATATACTGATTGTTCATTTCATGCTCCTTTCCGGTGCAGGGAGCAATGTCTCTGCAAATAATTCACTACAAACAAGTTGCGCCATTTCGCGAATTTTCTCATTTTCATTTTTACAAGCCGCCAAAATATAAGTCTTATAGCGATCATCATAATTGTTGCGCATATAGTTTAATGCATTTACTTTCCATTTCCATAAATCATCAGGCTTCAAATAGAAAAATTTTGGCTGCACGTTCTGCTTGTAAAAGTCCTCATTCATACTCATGATCTTCTCAGGGATAAGATGTGGAGATATTTCAGATACACCTGGGAAATCCTCAATC is a window from the Dehalobacter sp. DCA genome containing:
- a CDS encoding DUF2115 domain-containing protein produces the protein MIKNEREIVKLKMARIMNTQDLFIIIKNEAESLHIENFLNLNKSTNQVFEPGSIEYISNLMSNYNLSNYFEIIRKENVNNPEDINPHLIEDFSNRIEIYMDENAPGQIDLKQYIRIISTYLAFISKKPLHPLGMIMQGTEKIIKQNDKYYCPMRRAQIKGKLSLCIYCVCRDITELKND
- a CDS encoding MarR family winged helix-turn-helix transcriptional regulator, which encodes MDKKSQITERRPSTCACQNLRRASLVITKIYNQKLSPKGLTAGQFSLLQNIKLLSPVCVSDLALKVGLDRTTLVRNLEPPEREDLIIDISPRGTRNRHLQLTDEGIKRYHSTELLWQEAQAFIEQRLGKDNVKNLAALLSEIETI
- a CDS encoding GNAT family N-acetyltransferase, which codes for MNNQYIGSDVTLEILDDGDIEQCRDLCGELMAYQKSKAKLIPEAFNHMNFDTRMKKSYNEALRRQVIVAKHNSIPIGYIFSTVDEMNAKNNSIPVWAPVSEGETVQGFYPDWLKPQKIGSVSNLFFRPEYRGIGLGKRLFTMAMEWLESFDDIYLIFIYVSNGNDTALRFYLNQGFTFSHDVFGGFIQAVYKARSIRFPQED